DNA from Desulfuromonas sp. AOP6:
GGTATTGCCATCAAATTTTTTATAAAAAAACAAATTCTACCAGAACTATCAGGCAAGTTTAGATTTTCAATCTGTCGAATTTGAGTCGCATGAAAAATCTTGGTTTTTATCTTTATTTAGTGTTTGTTTGCAGCTGGTTTCTGCATTTGCCAGCGAGATTGCCAATTCTCGGCAATTTACGCTTTGACCTATTTCTTGTGCTAGTATTGGCATTAATTGTAATATTTGAAAATAAAAATAATTTTGGAAACAATAATTGCGTTAAAAGATTAAATTTACTAATCCTTATAATTATAATAATAACACCATTCGCCGAATGGCCAGGTAGTGCTATAAAGTTTGGACTGCCTAATTTTATTAAGGCGGTGGTATTTTTTTATTTTACAATAACTTTCGCACATACAGAGAAAAAGTTTAAAACTTTGATTACCTGTTTTATCCTTTGCCAACTTTTTCGTGTGATTGAACCACTTTACCTGCATATTACTGAAGGTTATTGGGGGGACTCTGCTTATATAGGTAGTGGTGATTTTATGGCGAGACTTTCCGGGGCACCACATGATGTTGTTAATCCAAATGGGCTGGCTTTTGTAATATTGACAATTATCCCCTTCCTGTTCCTTTATTTAAAAGAAAGCCTTTTGTGGAGAATTTTAGCTCTGAGTGCGATGCCAGTCCTCTTATATGCACTTTATCTCACTGGTAGCAGATCTGGAATGATTGGTTTATTTTTAATTATGTTTATTTTGATGTATTTTAGTAAAAATAAAGCGAAAAATTTTACGATTCTCCTTATTGCTGGCTGCATCCTGTTCCCGAAGATGGATAGTATTTTTAAGGATCGTTATTTAAGCATTTTTTCCGAAAATACGAAAAATAGCATTACTTCTTCTGATCGTCAAGACGGGATGATTAAGGATTTTAAAACTGGCATGAGAAGACCTATCTTTGGCCATGGCCTGGGGACGTCAAGGGAGGTTAACTTTAACTATGGGAACAGAAAGGTTATGTCACACAATATATATTCTGAAACATTTCAAGAGATAGGTATTGTAGGGCTCATATTTTTTATTCTGTTTATTATCTCAATTTTTGAAAATATAAGAGGTACCATAGTAAGAATAAATAATACTTATTTGTTCAATACAAGAAGCGCTATTTATTTTTTCTGTATTATGAATGTAATTTTTGGTTTAGCTAGCTATGGACTTTCAAGCTATGAGTGGTATCTATTTGGCGGTCTATCTGTCGCCTTGAGTAATTTAAACAATCAAAATGGTGATTACCACTTGTCTCAAGTTATTTTAGAGGAAGGGATAAATGGTCATACAAAAACGCAAGCTTAAATAATTATTAAGAAATTTGGTTAGCATAAATTCAATAAATACATATTGCAATTTAAACAGAAAAATACTATTTCAGGATTTTCTTTATTGAGATGATGGGATAGCACTAAAACTAATTTTTAGGAGCTATGATGTATAAAAAACTTTTGGAAAAAATCATATATCCATTTATGTATTTTGTTAGAAGAGAGAGAGTTTCCACGTTTGTAAAGCTGTATGAAGAATCTCAGTGGAATAGCATCAACATAATCGAGAACAATCAGTTTGAAAAAATAAAAGAACTCATTCAATATCATGCTATTAATTCAAAAACATATAGTCAATTTTTAATAAAAAATGGTGTGTCCACAAATCTATCAACCATTGCTGACTTTGAAAAAATTCCGATTATGGAAAAATCTGATGTAAATAATTTTTTAGTTGATGCTAAGAAAAATTATTCCTCTTTTGGTAGCTATACTGTGAGATTGACTGGAGGGAGTTCTGGAGTTCCTGCAGTTGTTTTTGTTGACCCGGAGTGCTCTGCCCGGTCTTTGGCTGCTAGAATCGTATGCCAAGGATGGCATGGAGTCAAGCCGAGTGACCGTCAAATAAGGTTGTGGGGCCGCCCGTTAGTTTCTGGACGTACCAAAGCATTTCTTAAAGACTTATTGCTAAATAGGATTAGATTAAATTCACAATCCTTCGAAGAAATTAAGATTAATAAAACCATTAAAAAGTTAATAAAATCAAAACCTGACTATATTTATGGCTATGCTTCGTTAATTCAACTGGTATCTGATAAAATAAATGACAAAAATTTGAAACAAATTTTTAAAAACATTAAATGTGTTATATCTACATCTGAAACTATGAGTATAAAGCAACAGAAGGCTATTAGTGAAAAATTTAAGTGTCCTGTGGTTGATGAATATGGGTGTAGTGAAGTTGATATTATTGCCTTCGAATGTCCAAGCGGAAGTAAACATATTGTATCAGACAACGTTTTTATTGAAATAATTAGATTCGGAGATGAGCCAGATGGATATGGGCAAGTTGTGATTACTGATTTAAATAATAAATTAATGCCAATGATTCGCTATCGGTTGGGAGATCTGGTGTCAGTTGAAAAAATTAAGTGTAGTTGTGGGCGAGGGTGGCCTTGTCTGGGGCGAATAATTGGTCGCTCTCAAGGCCAGTACATTTTTTCTCCAGGTAAGGGCATGGTTCATAGTCAATATGTTGTCTATATTATTGAAGAGTTAGTTTTTAAAGGATTTCCTATCGAAATTTTTAAGATTATTCAGTCAGATAATTACAATTTAAAAATAATTCTCGGTTTAAAGGAAGGAACAGATTTAGATCTTGGAGAGGTTTCTACTTACTTCAAAAATGAAAGTAAGCATGTTTTAGGGGAAGGGTTAATTTGTAATTTTGAAATAGCCTCAGTTGACACTATGAGGAAAGATTTAAAAAACAAATTCTGTCACTTCGAGTCCCAGATTTGAATTGGTTAGAGTTTAAGTATTTGGGCTAGACATAGTTTCTAGGTAATTAATCGGTGAGATAAATTGAAAAAAAACATCCATTTTAATGTTGTAGCTGTTGGTGATCTAATGCTTGGCGATTCAGCTAAGTGTATTGGTATTGGTGTTCGCTCTCGCATGGAAAAATACGGGGTTGACTATGTTTTTTCAAATATAAAAAAAGAACTAAGGGGTGATATTGTTTTCGGGAATTTAGAGTGCGTATTATCTGATAAAAAGTATATGAAAAATAATTTTTCAAGAGCTCAAATGATAGGTACTCCGTCGTGTGTTGATGCCTTAAAGCATGCTGGGTTTAATTCGCTTAACGTAGCCAATAACCATACAATGCAACATGGTGCAGAAGGATTTAATGAAACTTGTAACATTCTTAAAAAAAACGGATTCTATGTTATTGGTATTAGAGGTAGAGATGGCTATACCTGTTTACCCGAAATAATTGAAATTAATAATGCAAAAATTGGGTTGCTTGGGTATAGCTTAACTAAAGAGAATTACGAAAAAAAAGAACTTTTATATGCGTCTGGAAGTATTGAGGATATATTGGAAGATGTAGAAAAAATTAAAAATATATGTGATTACTTAATTGTTAGTGTCCATTGGGGCGATGAATTTGTTCATGTTGCATCAAAAAACAGTAAGGAAATTGGAGCAAAATTATTGGCATGCGGTGTTGATCTTGTGCTTGGACAC
Protein-coding regions in this window:
- a CDS encoding phenylacetate--CoA ligase family protein is translated as MYKKLLEKIIYPFMYFVRRERVSTFVKLYEESQWNSINIIENNQFEKIKELIQYHAINSKTYSQFLIKNGVSTNLSTIADFEKIPIMEKSDVNNFLVDAKKNYSSFGSYTVRLTGGSSGVPAVVFVDPECSARSLAARIVCQGWHGVKPSDRQIRLWGRPLVSGRTKAFLKDLLLNRIRLNSQSFEEIKINKTIKKLIKSKPDYIYGYASLIQLVSDKINDKNLKQIFKNIKCVISTSETMSIKQQKAISEKFKCPVVDEYGCSEVDIIAFECPSGSKHIVSDNVFIEIIRFGDEPDGYGQVVITDLNNKLMPMIRYRLGDLVSVEKIKCSCGRGWPCLGRIIGRSQGQYIFSPGKGMVHSQYVVYIIEELVFKGFPIEIFKIIQSDNYNLKIILGLKEGTDLDLGEVSTYFKNESKHVLGEGLICNFEIASVDTMRKDLKNKFCHFESQI
- a CDS encoding O-antigen ligase family protein gives rise to the protein MKNLGFYLYLVFVCSWFLHLPARLPILGNLRFDLFLVLVLALIVIFENKNNFGNNNCVKRLNLLILIIIIITPFAEWPGSAIKFGLPNFIKAVVFFYFTITFAHTEKKFKTLITCFILCQLFRVIEPLYLHITEGYWGDSAYIGSGDFMARLSGAPHDVVNPNGLAFVILTIIPFLFLYLKESLLWRILALSAMPVLLYALYLTGSRSGMIGLFLIMFILMYFSKNKAKNFTILLIAGCILFPKMDSIFKDRYLSIFSENTKNSITSSDRQDGMIKDFKTGMRRPIFGHGLGTSREVNFNYGNRKVMSHNIYSETFQEIGIVGLIFFILFIISIFENIRGTIVRINNTYLFNTRSAIYFFCIMNVIFGLASYGLSSYEWYLFGGLSVALSNLNNQNGDYHLSQVILEEGINGHTKTQA
- a CDS encoding CapA family protein produces the protein MKKNIHFNVVAVGDLMLGDSAKCIGIGVRSRMEKYGVDYVFSNIKKELRGDIVFGNLECVLSDKKYMKNNFSRAQMIGTPSCVDALKHAGFNSLNVANNHTMQHGAEGFNETCNILKKNGFYVIGIRGRDGYTCLPEIIEINNAKIGLLGYSLTKENYEKKELLYASGSIEDILEDVEKIKNICDYLIVSVHWGDEFVHVASKNSKEIGAKLLACGVDLVLGHHSHTPQEICVKNTSNIFYGLGNFVSDMIWDSKLRNSLIYKATVKNLVVTKQSIISCFIDSNYRVVKKEELTLDEYIEKFKNIWENEKLIEYEELVEKMRIRNRNLSHIYVIKNFHKYKSLVFLKILTNSIMSLYNGYKWKKFNKTWVKYNEK